One region of Strongyloides ratti genome assembly S_ratti_ED321, chromosome : X genomic DNA includes:
- a CDS encoding Doublesex-and mab-3-related transcription factor 3, with protein sequence MNQLNNDNSSNEPSLTMLTDSSDSLNTSFSDNQNMVKVIKNQKKKQVTNCNIKRLYYCQRCINHNQRVLRKGHKNFCSYADCECPKCSMVSKRRYLNSKLHRKLIDKHLLTNEPTKKNLPKERVPTCALCAVHGCKILLRGHRKIDCPYYGCRCELCIIIVNRRDLMAKQIKLRRLQSNPKKFEKEMRKLLSLNELKDDSLKKKDFSFATLPKYVEYQSNLKEQSEKNDIKNIDNKNMENNFIHAQKITPSFSNNEINLNTNIISDKLMDDNLINSSNPSLTSSNAISLSNTTIKDLEKALQIQLKSTNSTINNSLHTFQQNSLQSLTLMDNIKNGIRNSITNNISSTQIPPNTINFLPLLNKFPQQIMYPMFGNMVQIFPQPGNIHDQNLQSNFNLINYQNNLFSNNSQLDIRNMLMQHNYIPFNIWDL encoded by the exons ATGAATCagttaaataatgataatt CATCTAATGAACCCAGTTTAACAATGTTAACGGACTCTTCGGATAGTCTCAACACTTCATTTTCTGATAATCAAAATATggtaaaagtaattaaaaatcaaaaaaagaaacaggttacaaattgtaatataaaaCGTTTATATTACTGTCAACGTTGTATTAATCACAATCAAAGAGTACTCAGAAAAggtcataaaaatttttgcag tTATGCTGATTGTGAATGTCCCAAATGTTCAATGGTTTCAAAAAGACGTTATCTTAATAGTAAGTTACATCgaaaattaattgataaacaTCTATTAACAAATGAAccaactaaaaaaaatttacccaAAGAAAGAGTCCCAACATGTGCACTTTGTGCTGTCCATGgatgtaaaatattattacgtGGACATAGAAAGATTGATTGTCCTTATTATGGATGTAGATGTGaattatgtataataattgttaataGAAGAGATCTAATGGCTAAACAAATAAAACTTAGAAGATTACAATCAAATcctaaaaaatttgaaaaagaaatgagaaaattattatctttaaatgaACTTAAAGATGAttcattgaaaaaaaaagatttttcttTTGCAACTCTACCAAAATATGTTGAATAtcaaagtaatttaaaagaacaatcagaaaaaaatgatataaaaaatatagataataaaaatatggaaaataattttatacatgCACAAAAAATTACTCCatcattttcaaataatgaaataaatttaaataccaATATAATATCTGATAAATTAATGgatgataatttaattaattcaaGTAACCCTTCTTTAACATCTTCAAATGCTATTTCACTTTCAAATACTACTATAAAAGATTTAGAAAAAGCTCTTCAAATACAATTGAAATCAACTAATTCAActataaataattcattacATACTTTTCAACAAAACTCATTACAATCATTAACTTTAAtggataatataaaaaatggaATAAGAAATAgtattacaaataatatttcatcaaCTCAAATACCTCcaaatacaataaattttttaccattattaaataaatttccgCAACAAATAATGTATCCAATGTTTGGTAATATGGTACAAATATTTCCACAACCGGGTAATATTCACGATCAAAATCTTCaatctaattttaatttaattaactatcaaaataatcttttttcaaataatagtCAATTGgatataagaaatatgttgATGCAACATAATTACATTCCATTTAACATATGggatttataa
- a CDS encoding Gamma interferon inducible lysosomal thiol reductase GILT family-containing protein, translated as MGARCGVPRQLIYSIITIFLLYFIIKITKNDKKQIIISEDSFGDRYFKPINLDEVDTLYDNSIISGSKVLISIYMEAQCPDTTHFIHKHLLTTWEHLGKTGMVDLQIVPFGKARCEGIGNDFKCECQHGEVECELNSLMNCAIHYLKDPNRYVPVIGCVQGKEDLESALTLCVESKEPSLLQSISTCTNGKEGRLLLAIAGRKTSLLNPGISFVPWVMINHKREVDAFYALEENVCMRLNPKPQQCMN; from the exons atggGAGCCCGTTGTGGCGTACCCCgtcaattaatttattctataataactatttttttactatattttattattaaaataactaaaaatgataagaaacaaattattatatctGAAGATTCTTTTGGTGATAGGTATTTTAAACCG aTTAATTTAGATGAAGTTGATACACTTTATGATAATTCTATTATATCTGGTAGCAAAGTAttaatttctatttatatGGAAGCTCAATGCCCTGATACAACGCATTTTATTCATAAACATCTTCTTACAACATGGGAACATCTTGGTAAAACAGGAATGGTTGATCTACAAATTGTTCCATTTGGTAAAGCTCGTTGTGAAGGTATTGgtaatgattttaaatgtGAATGCCAACATGGTGAAGTTGAATGTGAACTAAATTCACTTATGAATTGTGcaatacattatttaaaagatccAAATCGATATGTTCCAGTGATTGGATGTGTACAAGGTAAAGAGGATTTAGAGAGTGCATTAACATTATGTGTTGAAAGTAAAGAACCATCTCTATTACAAAG tatttctACTTGTACAAATGGAAAAGAAGGTCGTTTATTATTAGCTATAGCTGGTCGAAAAACTTCATTACTTAATCCGGGTATTTCATTTGTTCCTTGGGTAATGATAAATCATAAACGTGAAGTAGATGCTTTTTATGCTTTAGAAGAAAATGTTTGTATGAGATTAAATCCCAAACCACAACAATgtatgaattaa
- a CDS encoding Dbl homology (DH) domain and Pleckstrin homology domain and Zinc finger, FYVE/PHD-type domain and Pleckstrin homology-like domain and Zinc finger, RING/FYVE/PHD-type domain and Zinc finger, FYVE-related domain-containing protein, with protein sequence MLVGNSNMSVQPTDLLFSNFNQLRKVPEIDTNGGTILSIEEREEIDPTDNCKVQVIVYHILSADGTEESTTTTRRKLKVNCTQSLRRLEFTDGKEAKVEEKTELITGDLYGFHEPVIKDNSQHVKFEVNDPNSQFILNDMYRQSETGFMNLLNQEKNTFLELFPDLFSEMRTKPKFFEMPSTKAETIVNPDGSTTTKYHSSKSYSSHFSKQETFINGIKKESKSKFRAFLEYKGPQGGFQLKMNDNADGDISEDDETENDDRTSRLALSEIADNHSEFAIEGSRSVPSISATSTKRYDKAWHAVKELVDSEQRYVDKLRLLEDIFRKQVVEEKALDKSTISYIFANISSLYQFHNSHLLPQLMDRLREWSSCRKICDVVKKQAPFLKMYSEYTHNYKKATSIFEESLKKKKHFAQIVKKIEKMNECENLPLVSHLICPVQRVMRYQLLLQEYKKHLVESDPDYKDCEIALSLVLEAASHANEMMRKLDRYKNVLEVQEQLGNTITLVSPSRELLKKVKLLKISSSTNKAEERILFVFNDLFLLASERNMFGVIKFKMRAIFDAYYSQIYEGDNLEREHSFYLRGTDGIIENQPQRPSRRIELSCESAKEKNDLMQLLWNVINDANDRKNSFPKSISCSSSFSSGKYETKWCVKCENDIRWPSKSYKCSGCKLKYCKRCFGNLRNEDKKNRICNICNVNMDENGQLALSKLLTRLDMLAIPATEGEILHSSSVILKFNGRLVHRYFVLRKDFCLYSYATDEDNVALAMCPVSGCEVSHSNEKHGFQLKHINRTYDILAHDAASQAKWMAVLDLAANARHPSHTIDDENSSGEESNNNKKKRVSNLF encoded by the exons atgtTGGTAGGAAATTCAAATATGTCCGTACAACCTACGGACTTGTTGTTTAGCAATTTTAATCAACTTAGAAAAGTTCCAGAAATTGATACTAATGGTGGAACAATTTTAAGTATTGAAGAG agAGAAGAAATTGATCCAACAGATAATTGTAAAGTTCAAGTTATTgtttatcatatattatcTGCTGATGGAACTGAAGAAAGTACTACAACAACTAGAAGAAAGCttaaa gtTAATTGTACACAAAGTTTACGAAGATTAGAATTTACTGATGGTAAAGAAGCTAAAGTTGAAGAAAAAACTGAATTAATTACTGGTGATTTATATGGTTTTCATGAACCTGTAATAAAAGATAACTCACAACATGTTAAATTTGAAGTTAATGATCCTAATtcacaatttattttaaatgatatgtATCGTCAATCTGAAACAGGATTCatgaatttattaaatcaagaaaaaaatacatttttggAATTGTTTCCAGATCTTTTCAGTGAAATGAGAACAAAaccaaaattttttgaaatgcCATCTACAAAAGCTGAAACTATTGTTAATCCTGATGGTAGTACTACAACTAAATATCATTCATCAAAAAGTTATAGTTCACATTTTTCTAAACaagaaacatttattaatggtattaaaaaagaatcaaaaagtaaatttagaGCTTTCCTAGAATATAAAGGACCTCAAGGAggttttcaattaaaaatgaatgatAATGCTGATGGTGATATAAGTGAGGATGATGAAACAGAAAATGATGATAGAACATCACGTCTTGCTTTAAGTGAAATTGCTGATAATCATTCTGAATTTGCTATTGAAGGTTCTAGATCTGTACCATCAATATCTGCTACATCAACTAAAAGATATGATAAAGCATGGCATGCTGTAAAGGAACTTGTTGATTCTGAACAACGTTATGTTGATAAATTACGTCTTCTTGAAGATATCTTCCGTAAACAAGTTGTTGAAGAGAAAGCACTCGATAAATCAACaatttcttatatatttGCAAATATTTCATCACTTTATCAATTTCATAATTCGCATTTACTTCCTCAATTGATGGATCGTTTAAGAGAGTGGTCTTCATGTAGAAAAATTTGCGATGTTGTTAAAAAACAAGcaccatttttaaaaatgtattcaGAATATAcacataattataaaaaagcaACATCAATATTTGAGGAATCtcttaaaaagaaaaaacattttgcccaaattgttaaaaaaattgaaaaaatgaaTGAATGTGAAAATCTTCCACTTGTATCACATCTTATATGTCCTGTTCAAAGAGTTATGCgttatcaattattattacaagaATACAAAAAACATCTTGTTGAATCTGATCCAGATTATAAAGATTGTGAAATTGCTTTAAGTTTAGTTTTAGAAGCTGCATCACATGCTAATGAAATGATGAGAAAATTagatagatataaaaatgtctTAGAGGTACAAGAACAATTAGGAAATACTATAACATTAGTATCACCATCAagagaattattaaaaaaagttaaacttttaaaaataagttcAAGTACCAATAAAGCTGAAGAACGTATACTTTTTgtatttaatgatttatttttattagcatctgaaagaaatatgtttggtgttattaaatttaaaatgagaGCTATTTTTGATGCATATTATTCACAGATATATGAAGGTGACAACCTAGAAAGAGAAcatagtttttatttaagGGGAACTGATGGTATAATTGAAAATCAACCTCAAAGACCAAGTAGGAGAATTGAGTTGTCATGTGAGAGTgccaaagaaaaaaatgacCTTATGCAATTGTTATGGAATGTTATAAATGATGCCAATGACCGTAAAAATTCATTTCCCAAAAGTATTTCGTGTAGTAGTAGTTTTTCATCAGGAAAATATGAAACAAAATGGTGTGTTAAATGTGAAAATGATATTCGTTGGCCATCAAAATCATATAAATGTTCTGgttgtaaattaaaatattgcaAAAGATGTTTTGGTAATCTTAGaaatgaagataaaaaaaatagaatatgTAATATTTGTAATGTAAATATGGATGAGAATGGACAATTAgcattatcaaaattattaacacGTCTTGATATGCTTGCTATACCAGCAACTGAAGGTGAAATTTTACATTCAAGTTCTGTTATTCTTAAATTTAATGGACGTCTAGTTCATAGATATTTTGTTCTTCGCAAAGATTTTTGTCTATATTCATATGCCACAGATGAAGATAATGTTGCTTTAGCAATGTGCCCTGTATCAGGATGTGAAGTTTCTCATAGTAATGAAAAACATGGTTTTCAATTAAAACACATCAATAGAACTTATGATATTTTAGCCCATGATGCTGCTTCTCAAGCTAAATGGATGGCTGTTCTTGACTTAGCCGCAAACGCACGACATCCTAGTCATACAATTGATGATGAAAATAGCAGTGGCGAagaatcaaataataataaaaaaaaaagagtttctaatcttttttaa
- a CDS encoding Ras-like protein 3: MREYKVVILGSGGVGKSALTVQFVQGVFVEKYDPTIEDSYRKQVDIDGKQCMLEILDTAGTEQFTAMRDLYMKNGHGFLLVYSITAQSTFNDLVDLREQILRVKDTTNVPIILVGNKCDIEDERVIRKDEGQNLARSFNCPFFETSSKAKINVQEVFYNLIKQINHCYPETSKKNPPKKCCCTTM; the protein is encoded by the exons atgcgTGAATACAAAGTTGTTATATTAGGAAGTGGTGGTGTAGGTAAATCTGCTCTTACTGTTCAATTTGTTCAAGGAGTATTTGTTGAAAAATATGATCCTACAATTGAAGATAGTTATAGAAAACAAGTTGATATTGATGGAAAACAATGTATGCTTGAGATACTTGATACTGCTGGAACT GAACAATTTACTGCAATGCGTGATTTGTATATGAAAAATGGACATGGTTTTCTATTGGTATACTCAATAACAGCTCAATCAACATTTAATGATCTTGTAGATCTTCGTGAACAGATTCTTCGTGTAAAAGATACTACTAATGTACCAATTATCCTTGTTGGAAATAAATGTGACATAGAAGATGAACGTGTCATTAGAAAAGATGAAGGACAAAATTTGGCACGTTCTTTTAATTGTCCATTTTTTGAAACTTCATCAAAagcaaaaataaatgttcaagaagtattttataatctcataaaacaaataaatcaTTGTTATCCAGAAACAAGTAAGAAAAATCCAccaaaaaaatgttgttgcactacaatgtaa
- a CDS encoding Slit homolog 2 protein codes for MNLPSIIILLLGLGIQQNLSYGGCPPKCKCQTDIVSCIGAGLTEIPKNLSQKIIRLDLQENKITKLNKNDFVGLPNLRVLHLMDNEIQLIEPHSFDNLTKLERFRINRNRLRSIPDFLFKYNHKLQRLDLSENALTIITDDQLNGPLSMRNLQLDRNQLTCLDSREISNWKSLEVLELNGNSLNTLGELDYITNLRTLRLADNPWHCDCRLKWMKRSLTPFQLGNAKCHKPLLLHGRSLVNVNEDNMKCSGIEKRAATSCREASVCPSACTCTDTTVDCRDRGLKHIPSNLPLTTTELRLEQNHITYISGKAFSSLKNLKRLDLSKNNIIEIASNAFEGLESLNTLVLYGNNISDIPTTAFKDLKNLQLLLLNSNKLQCLRSGLFDDLINLNLLSLYDNQIQSISNRTFAPLKNLQTLHLAKNPLICDCNLEWLAEKLSNDAIETSGARCEGPKFLERKRLSNLQPSKFKCKGSEYYVTQYADQCKVDYDCPSECLCEGTIIDCSDRGLHEIPSKIPRFSTLLDLSNNNLKEISYDKLKHLINLVKINLNKNEITNIEDGTLDLPALTDVFINDNKLSHFNTAIFGKRTSSILKLSLNGNLLQCISKGTFSKMISIQHLLLGNNKISTIMENSFTNLKDLKHLDLNNNEFNCNCHLLNFVDELNINLTSKLDKPTGAKCFLPINLRSRTVSSVTKHELICNDDNDNICIDSGNYCPIGCECQGTIIRCSGQKYKKFPIGIPLDTTELYFDNNELTNIPVEYLEKLVNLIKIDFSYNNITNIPSKSFKYLTKLSTLILSFNKINCIEGEAFDGLHNLRILSLHGNNISQLPESSFIHLEHLSHIALGNNQLYCDCKMAWFSKWIKSKYVEPGIARCEEPENFKNQLLLTANHHLMHCSSPPPIDIIAKCDYCLKNPCKNGGICNKSKYGTFECQCLMGYHGKYCESVIDACYGDPCLNNGTCSIIQQGRFKCSCPKGFKGERCEENIDDCIHNKCQNGGTCIDEINSYRCICPNIMYSGKYCETKLEYCSSKLNPCENGGKCIKEGDNNYICQCKPGFEGRNCMSNIDDCIKNLCKNGGICIDGINEYTCRCSQYFSGKFCEIPLIENRLYKDSVQCHADSCVNGYCHQNEDGDDFECKCHFNYKGERCEQLRSVSLIDYNSYIALEGWDSTEKGNFTLTINTIEKNGIIAYYGDESYFSLEVYDGRLKVGFYVGNYPPSHMYSYVTINDGESHTITIFIQGNQLQMSIDKMKPQKLSNSGVKNKFIVESKQLFYIGGINKNIGNKAIKKYHLSKGNSLNGCISDVYINGYFMDLEEDVVEKMSVKEGCTTFLDVCKEADCGNGKCTLNKTSTIGYSCDCDLGFSGEKCDTREIQCIKEKYREYYHEDDCRSIEPIKNGRCLGFCGSAIESKGGCCTGVRGRKRRIKMHCKSGKTKMSVVQIIRKCQCVSNCKNPVENFVGTIVKKNKNEKYESAVRRK; via the exons agATCTTAGTGAGAATGCTCTTACAATTATTACAGATGATCAATTGAATGGACCTTTATCTATGCGTAATTTGCAATTGGATCGTAATCAATTGACATGTTTGGACAGCCGTGAAATTTCTAATTGGAAAAGTCTGGAAGTATTAGAATTAAATGGAAATAGTTTAAATACTCTTGGTGAATTAGATTACATAACTAATTTAAGAACATTAAGATTGGCTGATAATCCATGGCATTGTGATTGTCGATTAAAATGGATGAAACGTTCATTAACTCCATTTCAATTAGGGAATGCTAAATGTCATAAACCATTATTATTACATGGTAGAAGTTTAGTTAATGTTAATGAAGATAATATGAAATGTTCTGGTATTGAGAAAAGAGCTGCTACTAGTTGTAGAGAAGCATCAGTATGTCCTAGTGCATGTACATGTACAGATACAACTGTTGATTGTAGAGATAGAGGATTAAAACATATACCAAGTAATTTACCATTAACAACAACAGAATTAAGATTAGAACAAAATcatattacatatatatctGGTAAAGCATTTagtagtttaaaaaatttaaaaagattggatttaagtaaaaataatattattgaaatagCATCAAATGCATTTGAAGGATTAGAATCATTAAATACTTTAGTATTATATGGTAATAATATAAGTGATATTCCAACAACAGCatttaaagatttaaaaaatcttcaattattattattaaattctaATAAACTTCAATGTTTACGTAGTGGTTTATTTgatgatttaataaatttaaatttattatcactTTATGATAATCAAATTCAATCTATATCTAACAGAACTTTTGCACCACTTAAAAATCTTCAAACATTACATCTTGCTAAAAATCCTCTTATTTGTGATTGTAATTTAGAATGGCTTGCTGAAAAATTGTCAAATGACGCTATTGAGACAAGTGGTGCCAGATGTGAAGGACCGAAATTTTTAGAAAGAAAAAGATTAAGTAATCTTCAaccttcaaaatttaaatgtaaagGCTCAGAATATTATGTAACACAATATGCTGATCAATGTAAAGTGGATTATGATTGTCCAAGTGAATGTTTATGTGAGGGAACAATAATTGATTGTAGTGATAGAGGTTTACATGAAATACCATCAAAAATTCCAAGATTTTCAACACTTCTtgatttatcaaataataatttaaaagaaattagttatgataaattaaaacatttaattaatttggttaaaattaatttaaataaaaatgaaataacaaatattgaAGATGGAACATTAGATTTACCAGCATTAACAGatgtatttataaatgataataaattatcacATTTTAATACTGCTATATTTGGTAAACGTACTTCAAGtatcttaaaattatcattaaatggTAATTTATTACAATGTATTTCTAAAGGaacattttcaaaaatgATATCTAttcaacatttattattaggaaataataaaatttcaacaattatggaaaattcttttacaaatttaaaagatcTTAAACATTtagatttaaataataatgaatttaattgtaattgtcatttattaaattttgttgatgaattaaatatcaatttaaCATCAAAATTAGATAAACCAACAGGAGCAAAATGTTTTTTACCTATTAATTTAAGATCAAGAACTGTATCATCTGTTACAAAACATGAATTAATATGTAATgatgataatgataatatttgtatAGATAGTGGTAATTATTGTCCTATTGGTTGTGAATGTCAAGGAACAATTATAAGATGTTCTggacaaaaatataaaaaatttccaaTTGGTATACCATTAGATACAACtgaattatattttgataataatgaattaacaaatattccagtagaatatttagaaaaattagttaatttaattaagatagattttagttataataatataacaaatattccatcaaaaagttttaaatatttaacaaaattatcaacattaatattaagttttaacaaaattaattgtataGAAGGTGAAGCATTTGATGGTTTACATAATTTACGTATATTATCATTACAtggtaataatatttctcaACTTCCTGAATCATCTTTTATACATCTTGAACATTTATCACATATAGCATTAGGAAATAATCAATTATATTGTGATTGTAAAATGGCATGGTTTTCAAAATGgataaaatcaaaatatgtTGAACCTGGTATAGCAAGATGTGAAGAAccagaaaattttaaaaatcaattattattaactgCAAATCATCATTTAATGCATTGTTCTTCACCACCACCAATTGATATTATAGCAAAATGtgattattgtttaaaaaatccATGTAAAAATGGTGGTATAtgtaataaaagtaaatatggAACATTTGAATGTCAATGTTTAATGGGATATCATGGAAAATATTGTGAATCAGTTATAGATGCATGTTATGGTGATCCATGTTTAAATAATGGAACATGTTCAATAATACAACAAGGTAGATTTAAATGTTCATGTCCAAAAGGTTTTAAAGGTGAAAGATGTGAAGAAAATATAGATGATTGTATTCATAATAAATGTCAAAATGGTGGAACATGTATTGATGAAATAAATTCATATCGTTGTATATGTCCAAATATTATGTATAGTGGAAAATATTGTGAAACAAAATTAGAATATTGttcatcaaaattaaatCCATGTGAAAATGGTGGaaaatgtataaaagaaggtgataataattatatatgtcAATGTAAACCTGGATTTGAAGGAAGAAATTGTATGTCAAATATTGAcgattgtataaaaaatttgtgtAAAAATGGTGGAATATGTATTGATGGAATAAATGAATATACATGTAGATGTTCACAATATTTTTCTGGAAAATTTTGTGAAATACCTCTTATTGAAAATCGTTTGTATAAAGATTCAGTACAATGTCATGCTGATAGTTGTGTAAAT ggATATTGCCATCAAAATGAAGATGGTGATGATTTTGAATGTAAATgtcattttaattataaaggTGAACGTTGTGAACAGTTAAGAAGTGTATCATTAATAGATTATAATTCATATATAGCATTAGAAGGATGGGATTCAACAGAAAAGGGTAATTTTacattaacaataaatacaattgaaaaaaatggaATAATAGCATATTATGGTGATGaatcatatttttcattagAAGTGTATGATGGAAGATTAAAAGTTGGATTTTATGTTGGAAATTATCCTCCATCACATATGTATAGTTATGTAACAATTAATGATGGTGAATCTCATACAATAACCATATTTATACAAGGAAATCAATTACAAATGTCAATAGATAAAATGAAACCACAAAAGTTATCTAATTCAggtgtaaaaaataaatttattgttgaatcaaaacaattattttatattggtggtattaataaaaatattggaaataaagcaattaaaaaatatcatttatcaaAAGGAAATAGTTTAAATGGATGTATTTCAgatgtatatattaatggTTATTTTATGGATCTTGAAGAAGATGTAGTTGAAAAAATGTCTGTTAAGGAAGGTTGTACAACATTTTTAGATGTTTGTAAAGAAGCAGATTGTGGTAATGGTAAAtgtacattaaataaaacatcaACAATAGGATATTCTTGTGATTGTGATTTAGGTTTTAGTGGAGAAAAATGTGATACAAGAGAAATTCAAtgtattaaagaaaaatacaGAGAATATTATCATGAAGATGATTGTAGATCTATTGAACCAATAAAAAATGGGCGTTGTCTTGGATTTTGTGGTTCAGCAATTGAATCTAAAGGTGGTTGTTGTACTGGTGTTCGTGGACGTAAACGACGTATAAAAATGCATTGTAAATCAGGAAAAACAAAAATGTCTGTAGTTCAAATTATCCGCAAATGTCAGTGTGTATCAAATTGCAAGAATCCGGTTGAAAATTTTGTTGGAacaatagtaaaaaaaaacaaaaatgaGAAATATGAAAGCGCTGTAAGAAGAAAATAA